A stretch of DNA from Polyangium spumosum:
TTGTCCCCGCGGACGACGGCCGGTGTTGCATACGCGAGCCGCGACAGATCCCGCGTCCCAGTCACCTCGGCCGCCTTCCGCGAGGGAATCACGAGCTCGGTTCCGAACCGGGGAACCACCTGCGCGCCCGCCGCCGTCCCCGAAATCGACACGCGGAAGCGCCCGACACCTTGCGGCCCGCTCTTCGTGATGCGCACACGCACGGCCGCCGTATCCGTCGGAGCGCCCGCGAGCAGGAGCGCCGGCCCCGGTCCCGATTGCGTGAGCGGCCCGAGGACACCCGGAATGCTCGCCTCGATGGGAACCGCGAGCGTGCGCTGCCTTGAGACGCGGACCGCTTGCGCCGTGGCTTCCGTCAGCGGCCCCTCGCCGAGCGCCTTCGCAACGGGGGAGGGGACATCGAACGCATAAACGGTATTCTTCGGCCCGGCCGAGCAGACGCCCACTTTGGCGACCACCCGCGCGGCGGATGCCGGCTCGCCCGCCGGCCCGAATTCGGTGAACGTGATCTCAGCGCTCGGCATCAGAACCCCTCACGTTTCGAGCCATCGGGCGCAGCCGTCTCCCCCTCGACCGAGGCTTTCAGAATCAGCGCATGCCGCAGATCGACATCCACCACGGGGAGGCGGATCGACATCGGAACGACCACCTTGACCCCGGCCGAACCCGCGCGCCCGGCGCCCGCGATCCACTGGACGCGCCCATATCCGCGCGCACGCCGGCTCACCCCGAGCTCCCGCACCGATTGCAACAGGCGAAGGTAGACACCTTCCGCCTCGACGGGCGAGCTCCCCCAGATCGTGAACGTCGCTTCGATCACGCGGTCCTCGCAGACGTGTTTCCCCGCGCCGCCTTGCTGCGCCGGAGGTTCGAGGTCCTCGTGTTCCGGCACCGAGACGATCAGCCGCGCGGGCGAGGCGAGCCCGCGCCCCTCGTCCTTTCCGATCGCCAGATCGAGGCCCTCAACGTTCATTTTCGCATGGAGCTCCTTGGCGAACCGCCCGAGGCTCGTTTCGTCCCAGCCGCCCATTACTCCCCCTTGACGGCGCGCCGCACCGCCGCGGAGAAAGCGATACCCGCACTCGCGCGGATGCGCGCAATCCAGCCCGGAGGGGGTTGGCCATCGGGCACGAGCGCCCGCTCGGGGTTATGCATGACCCCGTGTTGGAGCGTCCCGCGTTGCGCGAAATGCGCGGTCCAGTGATTCACCCGCACCTCGACCGCGCACTCGAAAGGGTTCGGCGGAAGCGGACGATACTCGACGTGCGCCGCGAGCGGCTGTAGCGCGAGCGCGCCATCCGCCGCCCGCTTGGGCCAGGCGTCCCCATCGGGCGAGCGGCCGGACTCGATGCCATCGCGCACGAGCTCGACGGCCTCTTTGCCGAGGGTCTTTTGCACCTCGGTTTGATGCGAGCCGTTCGAGAGCCCTCGAAGCCCTTTGGCCATTTCGAGCAGCCCGCGACCCGCGACCCGTGACAGCTTCATGCCCGCCGCCCTCCTCGCCATCCCCGTTCCCAGCCCCGCAGCTCCGCCGCGCGCACACGCGGCCCGAGCCGCTTGCCGTTCGTGCCCGATTGCCCGACGACGCCCGGCAGTTTCTTCCCCCCGTCGAGCCCTTCGAGCCAGTGGATCTGGTCGAGGTACCTTTGCCGCAGATTCTTCGAGTCGTCGTGCTCGGGATCAAAACCCGAGGCGGACATGAGCATATAGGCCGCGAGCGCCGCCGTAGCTTCGACGATCGCCCCGGTGAAGACCGCCAGCGGAGGGTTGAGATCGGCGAGGTACGTGTCGACCTTCCGCGAAGCCGCCTCGAGCCCTTCGAGTTGATCCGCGACGGGTACACGAGCCAGCGCCTCCTTGTTGACGCCGAGCGCGTACAGTTGCGCGAGCGTGGCGTACGTGCTCACGTCTCCCCCGTCTCCTTCGCCTCGCCGCTCTCCTTCGACGCCTTGCCCTTCGCCTCGATCGGCTCCTTCGACCTCGGCGCGCGCACTTGCTCGACGCCCGGCAGCTCCCGCACCGTGATCCGCTTCCCGGGATCACGCTTCAGCATTTCGATTTGCTCGCGCGTCAACGCATCGTCGGGCAGCTCGGTTGCACCGGCCTTCCAGCAGAGCCCGATCCGGACCTTCCTCCCGTCCCGCTCCTCCTCGCGCCACCCGCAGCGGTAGGCGTCATATCCGGGAGGCGGAACACACGTAACGATGATCATCGTCCTTCCCTCCGGCCCTACGGGCGACACTTCGCGATGCTCTGCCAGACAGCCGGCGCGGCATTGCCCCGGCAGTCGACCCCCGCGAGATATTGGTTATTGACGAACGCGTACTCGCTCCCGTTCATGAGCGCCTGAAACCGCGGTTTTTGCCGTTCCTGCCAGATGATCGGCCGCATCAGTTGATTCTTGAGCATGGCGAGGAACCAGACCCCGGGCGAATCGCTCAGCTCATCGATCACGAGCACCTCGGCCGTCCCCTGATTGATGTTGTCTTCCTGCGCCCCGCCGCGGGCGATCGTCTCGGCCTCGACGATCCGCTTCGCCGCGCCTTCCTTCTGCGGGCTCACGATCAGCGTATCCGGCTTGATCCCGATCCGCCGCCCGTTGACGTCCACGAGCGAGCGCATGTTCGCGCGGACGATCTCGTAATTCTCGGGCGTGAGGGCCATCCCCGACGGGTAATAATTCGCCTGGACGGGTGAATCGGGATCGTCTTGATCGACCGGATGCACCTCGGAAAAGACCGGCTGGCCATCGTAGACCACGAGGGAGACCGGCCCGACGAGGGGATCGAGGTAGCTCGTTTGCTCCCCGTAGAGGAGGATCGGCGCGATGCAATCGTCGGGATGCTTGGCGGCCTGCTGCCCGAGCAGGCTCGCATAATCCCCATACATCCCGTATTTGTCGTCTTCGATCTTCTCCCGCTCGACCCCGAGGGTTTTCTCGAAGGGCTTATTCTTGATCGTGAAGCTACGCGAGCGGAGGTTTTCGACCACGCGCGGGCCCACCCAATGCCGGAGCCCCGGGATCGCCGTCAGCCAGGAGTAGGTTTCCTCCTCGCCCGTGCTCGGGAGCGTGCGGGCGACCTTCGAGCCCCACGGCTCCGCCATGCCCATCCCGCTCTTGAAGAGGACCTGGAAGCCTTTGAACATCGCCCGCAGGCTCGAACGCGTGATGATCATCGAACGCCCTTCCTCGCGTCACCGCGGACCGATGGAAACCGCGACGCGGCCCCCGTCGAGCCCCACCATCTTTCCCGCCACCGACCGTTTCCCGCCGCCGCTCGTTCTGGCGACGCGCCCCCCATTCACGAGGAACACGTCCTTCAGGAAATCGGCCATGGTCACCGCATCGGCCCCGCTCGAATTCTGGAGCAGGAACGTCCCCGGCTCGCAGTTGATCCGCTCGGCGCCGTCCTGGCCCGCGCTGTTGTCCTTCGTCTCGCAGGCGCGCCCGACCGGCCGGAGATCCGCCGCCTCGGTCGCCTCGACCGCGTAGCCCGAGGCATCCACGCAGACGATATTGCCTTCCTCGATGACCGCGCCCGCCTTCATGCCGGGCGCGAGCCTCTCGACGCAGACGCCGATCCCGTATCGCTTGACGTCACGGACCATGGCCCAGCTCCTTCAATCGTCGGCCTCATCCATCGCAGCGGGATCGATCCGCAGCGTTTTCGCCACCTGGAGATCAAACTCTCCATTCCGACGCGTGCGCGCCGCGAGCGTCGCTTGCTGATACCGCGTCGCCGGAGGCGAGGGCTTCGCCGCGGGCTTCTTCGGGGGATCGGCTTTCGGCGGGGGATCCCCTTTCGGCTTCTCCCGCTCGGGTTCCTCCGTCCCGACGAGCTCTCTCAGCGCGTCGAGGTCCTTTCGGCCGAGCTTGACGAACGCCTCGCGCCCCGCCTCGGGGATCAGCTTCGCCGCGACGCCTCGATCGACGAGCGCGCCGATCTCGTCTTCCACGGCCGCCGCCCGCGCCGCTTGCAGCTCCTCGGCCGCCGCCGCGAGCGCCTCGCGCGCCGTCGCCTTCCCGGTGAGCGTGCGAATCTGCGCGAGGGCCTCCGCCGCGTCGCTATCCTTGAGCGCGTCGTCCCCCTCGTCGCCGCCTTCCTCGGCCATGTGATCATCGAACGCCTTGATCACGTCGTCCTCGCTCGCCGCGTCGGGATCGAGCCCGAGCGCCGAGGCGATATGCGCGAGCGCGCCTTCCAGCATGCCTTTTGCTCCCTGCGAAGCCGCCATCAGCGGCGGAAGCCCGTGCGAAGCGGGCAGGTTCGTCAGCGCGACGTTGATCAGCCGCGTGATCCGGTTGCTATCGAGCTCGTAATCGACCGCGGGCGAGATGTAGCGATACTTTCGCGCCCGGACCTTCTCGGCCGCTTCCTCGGTCCAGCGGACATCCACGGCCCACAAGGCGCCCTCGCGGACCTCGGGCCGGAACCATGCCGCCGCCTCGCCCATGCCCTTCGAGAAGCCGAACAGGGAGGCGTGGTCGTAATCGAAGAACAGCTCGGCGCCGTGCGCCTCGAAGTCAGCGAGGACGCGCCGCGCCGCTTCCTCATCGAAGAGGAGCAGGCCCTTGTAGGATTTGTTCACGCCCGCGCGGAAGAGCAGCACTTCCCCGGGGGGATCCCCAGAGAGATCAACGAGGCGAAGCGTGGCACGAGACGTGCGTTTCATCGGGTACGGGCTCCTCAAAATGAGGAGCCTCTACCCTTCGGGCGGGAATCAGCCATATCTGGCGGATTGATGGTTGATTCAGCGCGTCAATTGTCAACGAGCACGAAATCGTCGCAGGTTCACCCGGCGACAGGTAACCGTCCCTTCAAATGGTCGGCGTTCATTCTCTCACACCATGCGCCAAATTCCTCGCTCTCCCCACCCCACGCGAGCTCTTCGGCGTTCTCTTCGAGGGGAACATTCCGAACGAGCGTGGCGAGCTCGCGGTACAGGAGCGCGTCCTCTCGACCGGCTTTCAGGGCCGCCGCGACACGCTCCGCGCCCCACACCTCGACGTCCCAATCTGTCGCATCTTCCGGGATATCTTCAATATGGCCGTATTTCGACAGGAGCGCGGCCGCCGCCTCGATGCCCACCCCATCGAGGCCCGGGATCTGGTCGGCGGCATCGCCCACGAGCGCGAGCAGATCGGGGATGCTCTCCGGATCGACGCCGAACCGCTCCCGCACGCCATCCGCCGCGAGCTCCCGACCACGAGCACGATCCACGAGCACGACGCCCGGCCGCGTCAGGCATTGCGCGAGGTCTTTGTCCGGCGAGAGGAGGCGGATCGTGGCGAAATCCTGCGTGTACTTCTGGCATGCCGTGGCAAGCGCGTCGTCGGCCTCGAACTCGTCCATCGACCAGACCACGATCCCCAGCGCTCGCGCCGCCGCTTCCGCGTCCTCGAACTGCGCGCGCAGGGCCGCCGGGACGACGGAATCGTCCTTGTATCCCTCGAACAGCTTGTTTCGAAAGCTCGTGATCGGGTTGTCAAAGGCCACGGCAAGATGCGTCACCTCGCCGGCCTCGAGCAGGGTCACGAGGGATGCCACCATGCCCACGGTCGCCTTGACGTCCTTCCCATCGACGACGCGCCGCCGGCCTCGCGAGAAGTGAGCGCGGAAGAGCTCATACGTGCCGTCAACGACGTGCAGAACCTTCCCGCCTCCCGACAAGGCGCGACGCCCGAGCTCCCGCGGCTGAGACTTGCCCGCCGGAGCCAGGGGAAGCCCCTCGTCCTTCGCCAGCGCGTCCCAATCCACGCGGCTCGCGAGCGTGCTCGCGCCGAGGGCAGCGAACGCGCCCGCGACACGTTCGAGCGTCTCGGCCCGGAGCTTCGCCGCCTCGGCCGCCGCGATGGCTTCCGCCCGCTTCGCCTCAGCGACGGCGCGCCGCGCTTCCGCTTCCGCTTTCGCCACGTCCGCCCGCCGCCGCGCCTCGAGCACCTCGGCCTCGGCTTGCGCCTCCCGCTCCTCGGGCGTCCTCGTGTCCCACTTTGGCCAGGGGGCGAGGCGTTCGTCCCCGAAGTTGAACAGCGCCCACGGTCGCAACACCTCGAAATGCCCCGTGGTCGCGAGGCCTTCCGTGTCCGCCCGTTTCCCCTCGTGACGAACGGCGTTATGCACCTTCCCGAGCGCATGCGAGCCGATCGGCGCTGGCTCCATGGTGAGCGTCTGCCGGAGGATCGCCATCGCCGCCGCGCTGTCGCAGTACCGGATCCCGCGCTCGAACACCTCGACCGCGCTCGCGCCGTCCGCCTGGACGAGCTCGTAATCCCAGCCCGCCGCCGCCTTTCCCTCGCTGTCGATGTCCACCGGGAGCATGATCACCGGCGATTTCCCCGCGTTGACCAGCGCGTCCTGGTACGCATCGCGCTCCCGCGCGGTCTCGTCGCTCTCGTCGAGGGCCGCGGGATACTTCCCGACCCGGGTAGGATGCCCGTAAACCTCGGAGTAATGGGCCCAATCCGTGAACATCTGTTGTTTCGCGAGGTAGTACATCGCGACCCGCCGGACGGCGCCGTTCATCCAAGGCGTTTGGCTCCCCGACGCGAAAATCGCCCACTTGTACGGGTCCGCGCCGATCGCGATCTGCGCGGTCGGAGTGCCGACCTTGTAGGTAACCTCGTGCCCCTCGAACCACAGATCGCGCGGATGCCAGACCTCGAGCAGCGGCAGCCATTGCCCCCGCTCCTCGGTCCAATTCAGTTGCACGACCGCCACGCCGAGCATGATCAACCACTTGAGAACGTCACGCAGGACAGGCTCGGGACAGAAGCGCCACCAGACCTCCGCGGCCTTCCGTTGCGCGAGCTCCGCGGTCTCCTTGTCGCCCGTCTCGGTCGAGACCTCGAACGAGAGCGGCAACGCGAGCAGCCCGTCGATCCGTTGCTGGAGAGCGCCATCGAGCCGCTCGTCGGTCAAGAGCGCTTCCGCGAGGTCCGCCGACTCGCGGAAGTCTCCCGCTTCATGCCGTTCGAGCGCCTGCCGCACGCGGTCATTATCCCAGCCCATGAGCGGCGCGAAGACGTGTTGCGCGTAGCGGACGCGAGGAGCTCGATTCATCGGGTGTACCTCGTGAGCTTCACCGGCCGCTTGTTCGCCGCGGAGAACGACCCCGCGATCCGCCCCGCCGGCGAGGAGAGCAGGTCATGCGCGGCCGCGCCGGCGTCGACCTGGTCGTCTTCGTCGTCGTCCTGCCCCGTGAACCGAAGATGCTCCGCCAGGAAGACATTGACCCACGAATCCGGGCCCACGTCTTCCGGGAGGAGCACGCGCCCATCGTTCCAGGACGCCGCGTACGGTTGCGCGCGCGTGAACTTGTCCGCCTTCACGCGGCGCGCCTCGACCGTGAAGCCGCGATCCGACATGAACGGGACGATCATCTTCTCAAAAACCGTGACGTAGCCCATCGCCTTGCATCCCCCGTGCGCCCGTTGCAGCCGCGCGCCCTCCGCGGCGAATTCGGGCGCAAGGACCTGCTTCCGCAGGCATTCGAGCACGTAGTAAACGCGCCGCCCGCGCTCGGGTTCGTGCGAGCGCATGACCACCGCCGACGAGTAATCCGCATGCTTCCGCGCGGTATACGCGAAATCGACGCCGATCCCGTCGCGATATTCCCGCACCAGGTCGAGGGCCGCGGAGGTGTAGAGGGCCGGCTCAGCGTTGAACACGGCCCCGCCCCGAGGCCTCGGGACGCCTTGATAGAGCGAGGCCCACGTGTACTCTCCGACCTCGCGCCGCCGCGCTTCGAGCTCAGCCGCGGGCCATCGTTCGGGCCAGAGCGCGCGCCCGTCGTCGGAGAGCGCAGGGAGGCGGAGATACTGCCAACCCTGGGAGATCAGGCGTCCGGAGAGGTCCTCGGGATGCCACCGCGTAGCAAGGACGATCGCGCTCCCGCCCGGCTCGACACGGTTGATTGTCGAGCCCTGCCAGAGGTCCCAGATCCGCGAGCGATAGGTCGGGCTTTCGGCTTGGATCCGGTTCTTGAAAGGGTCGTCCACGAAGAGCACGCGGAACCCCTTGCCCGTGAGCGAGCCATTTAGCGCCGTGAACACGGCCCGCCCGCCCTCGCGCGTGCGCCATTCGCCGACGCCCTTCGCGCCCGCATCGAGCTCGACGCCAGCCGCGCGCGCCATCGCCCGAGCGTCGCGGCTCTTGCTGTTGGCCAGCTCGATCCCGTACGTGGCGTAAGCGATCGGCAGGGTGGGATCCTTCCGCAGGTACCACGCAATCGCATGGAGGATCGTGTCCGTCTTCCCGTGGCGCGGCGGAGCGTGGATCACCGCGCGGACAGGCTCGCGCCGCGCGCGCTCGAGGAGCTCGATCAGGGGGGCGAGATGATCCGGGCGCGCATACCCGGGCGTCACGGCCGGTACGAACGCCGCGAGGCCCTCGGAGGGGGCCGCCGCGATCCGGCCGTGCTCCTTGAATGAGAAATCGCCCACCCGGTAGCCGAAAGCCTTCGCCATCGAGCTATTCCCCGAGGTACGGCTCCGGGTTTGCTTTGAGCTCGGCCAAGAGCTTTTCGAGCGCTGCGATCTGCTCGGGCCTCGCGATCTCCCCCGTCGCCCAATAGATTTCCAGCTCCCGACAAGCCTTCCGATCCTTCCACCCGCTCTTCGCCCCCGCATCCCACGCGGCGCGGAGCTCCTTCGGAAGCGTCGGGGGTCGAGCGACGTCCACGTGGACGTTGCCATCGACCCGCGTATGCCTGCGGTTCCACTTTTCGGGATACCGCGCGCGCAGAATGTCGAGCGCCAAGCGAGGATCATCCGCGGCCCCTTGCGTCGCGATCAAGGCGAGCCGCGCTTCGCCCTTCGCTTCCGCGGCCCGGATCGCCGCGTCGAATTCGGGATCCTGCTTCCGCCAATCCCGCAGCGTGCGCGGCTTGATCCCGACGAGCGCGCAGACCGTGGGCCGGTGAAGTTGACCGAGCCGGAGCGCGTCGAGGATTTGCTTTTCCACCTCGGGGGTTCGCAGCGTAGGGCGTCCGCTCATGGTCTACTCCAGCAGGTTTCGGAAATCGTCAAACTCGTCCCGGGGCTTGGCGCCTCCGTTCCCGCCCCCCTCGAAGCGC
This window harbors:
- a CDS encoding phage protein Gp36 family protein encodes the protein MSTYATLAQLYALGVNKEALARVPVADQLEGLEAASRKVDTYLADLNPPLAVFTGAIVEATAALAAYMLMSASGFDPEHDDSKNLRQRYLDQIHWLEGLDGGKKLPGVVGQSGTNGKRLGPRVRAAELRGWERGWRGGRRA
- a CDS encoding Mu-like prophage major head subunit gpT family protein, which produces MIITRSSLRAMFKGFQVLFKSGMGMAEPWGSKVARTLPSTGEEETYSWLTAIPGLRHWVGPRVVENLRSRSFTIKNKPFEKTLGVEREKIEDDKYGMYGDYASLLGQQAAKHPDDCIAPILLYGEQTSYLDPLVGPVSLVVYDGQPVFSEVHPVDQDDPDSPVQANYYPSGMALTPENYEIVRANMRSLVDVNGRRIGIKPDTLIVSPQKEGAAKRIVEAETIARGGAQEDNINQGTAEVLVIDELSDSPGVWFLAMLKNQLMRPIIWQERQKPRFQALMNGSEYAFVNNQYLAGVDCRGNAAPAVWQSIAKCRP
- a CDS encoding phage protease, giving the protein MKRTSRATLRLVDLSGDPPGEVLLFRAGVNKSYKGLLLFDEEAARRVLADFEAHGAELFFDYDHASLFGFSKGMGEAAAWFRPEVREGALWAVDVRWTEEAAEKVRARKYRYISPAVDYELDSNRITRLINVALTNLPASHGLPPLMAASQGAKGMLEGALAHIASALGLDPDAASEDDVIKAFDDHMAEEGGDEGDDALKDSDAAEALAQIRTLTGKATAREALAAAAEELQAARAAAVEDEIGALVDRGVAAKLIPEAGREAFVKLGRKDLDALRELVGTEEPEREKPKGDPPPKADPPKKPAAKPSPPATRYQQATLAARTRRNGEFDLQVAKTLRIDPAAMDEADD
- a CDS encoding phage portal protein family protein, giving the protein MNRAPRVRYAQHVFAPLMGWDNDRVRQALERHEAGDFRESADLAEALLTDERLDGALQQRIDGLLALPLSFEVSTETGDKETAELAQRKAAEVWWRFCPEPVLRDVLKWLIMLGVAVVQLNWTEERGQWLPLLEVWHPRDLWFEGHEVTYKVGTPTAQIAIGADPYKWAIFASGSQTPWMNGAVRRVAMYYLAKQQMFTDWAHYSEVYGHPTRVGKYPAALDESDETARERDAYQDALVNAGKSPVIMLPVDIDSEGKAAAGWDYELVQADGASAVEVFERGIRYCDSAAAMAILRQTLTMEPAPIGSHALGKVHNAVRHEGKRADTEGLATTGHFEVLRPWALFNFGDERLAPWPKWDTRTPEEREAQAEAEVLEARRRADVAKAEAEARRAVAEAKRAEAIAAAEAAKLRAETLERVAGAFAALGASTLASRVDWDALAKDEGLPLAPAGKSQPRELGRRALSGGGKVLHVVDGTYELFRAHFSRGRRRVVDGKDVKATVGMVASLVTLLEAGEVTHLAVAFDNPITSFRNKLFEGYKDDSVVPAALRAQFEDAEAAARALGIVVWSMDEFEADDALATACQKYTQDFATIRLLSPDKDLAQCLTRPGVVLVDRARGRELAADGVRERFGVDPESIPDLLALVGDAADQIPGLDGVGIEAAAALLSKYGHIEDIPEDATDWDVEVWGAERVAAALKAGREDALLYRELATLVRNVPLEENAEELAWGGESEEFGAWCERMNADHLKGRLPVAG
- a CDS encoding terminase large subunit domain-containing protein, with the translated sequence MAKAFGYRVGDFSFKEHGRIAAAPSEGLAAFVPAVTPGYARPDHLAPLIELLERARREPVRAVIHAPPRHGKTDTILHAIAWYLRKDPTLPIAYATYGIELANSKSRDARAMARAAGVELDAGAKGVGEWRTREGGRAVFTALNGSLTGKGFRVLFVDDPFKNRIQAESPTYRSRIWDLWQGSTINRVEPGGSAIVLATRWHPEDLSGRLISQGWQYLRLPALSDDGRALWPERWPAAELEARRREVGEYTWASLYQGVPRPRGGAVFNAEPALYTSAALDLVREYRDGIGVDFAYTARKHADYSSAVVMRSHEPERGRRVYYVLECLRKQVLAPEFAAEGARLQRAHGGCKAMGYVTVFEKMIVPFMSDRGFTVEARRVKADKFTRAQPYAASWNDGRVLLPEDVGPDSWVNVFLAEHLRFTGQDDDEDDQVDAGAAAHDLLSSPAGRIAGSFSAANKRPVKLTRYTR